GTGGTCAGTGGCACGTTCAGCGTGCCCCTGGGAACCGCCGATGCCAACGACGTGATTACCAGTGCGTTGCTCGTTGAGCGCACTGACGCCAATGCCTTTACCGATCCGACCGTGGATACCCTGGACGAGAATTCGCAGGCCATCACGATCGATACCGACGGCACCTTCGAATTCACCGTCGATCCCGGCGACTGGAACTGCACCCCCGGCGATGGAACCGACTGCAACTTCTTTGTTCGCTTTACGACAAACAGCGCGACGGCACGGGCGCTGCTCGGGTCTTTCGACAGCGAGGTCACCATGGCGACCTATCCCTTCCAGAGCTGCCTCACTCCGATCCCGTAGCCATCTGAGGCAGCCGCCATGCAGCCCCTCGGCAAGAGTCCCATCACCGCCTTCTTCGACGTCGACGAGACGCTGATCACCAGCAACTCGGCCACGATCTATGCCGCCTACATGGCGAAGATCGGCAAGATCAGCCGCCGCGACATCCTGCGGGCGCTCTGGTTCGTCACGCTCCACCGCATGAACCGCCTCGATGGAGAGAGCGTCGGGCGCCGCATGATCGCGCGCGGCCGGGGAACGCCCATCGAGGAAGTGCGCGCCGACTGCGAAAACTGTTTCCGCGAAGAGCTCGTCCACTATCTGAGTGACGAGGGCGTGCGCGCGGTGCGTGCCCACCAGGCCGAGGGCCACCGCGTCGTGCTGCTGAGCGCCTCGACCCAGTATGTGTGCGAGCCCCTGAGTAAATTCCTGGAGATCGACGGTGCCATCTGCAACGAGCTTCTGGACGAGGAAGGCCTGCTCACAGGTACTTTCCGCGAGCCCTACTGCTACGGACCCGGCAAGCGCGTGCGCGTCGAGCAGTGGGCGAGCGAGCACGGCGTCGACCTGGCGCGCAGCTATTTCTACGCCGACTCGGTCACCGACCTGCCGGTGCTGGAGGCCGTCGGGCACCCGGTTCCCGTCAATCCCGACCG
This sequence is a window from Chrysiogenia bacterium. Protein-coding genes within it:
- a CDS encoding HAD family hydrolase yields the protein MQPLGKSPITAFFDVDETLITSNSATIYAAYMAKIGKISRRDILRALWFVTLHRMNRLDGESVGRRMIARGRGTPIEEVRADCENCFREELVHYLSDEGVRAVRAHQAEGHRVVLLSASTQYVCEPLSKFLEIDGAICNELLDEEGLLTGTFREPYCYGPGKRVRVEQWASEHGVDLARSYFYADSVTDLPVLEAVGHPVPVNPDRELLREARSRGWPRLRWRRLARSIPPRPLSDTERLMRQFSGRRLPEA